A genome region from Fervidobacterium changbaicum includes the following:
- a CDS encoding DMT family transporter: MRNGVVKEYTLKDKFIAVFWLLTLTFLWGLTFPIQKLVLNKEVSPFLYNAIRFWIATFLSALLFRKSDWKRGSILGLVMAIAYATQTWGLTITTSTKSGFITSLYIVIVPFFSYLVEHEKVRKLQVVGFTGALIGMYMLSGGISGYNFGDFLTTICGVMYALHVVLITKYSKQVSEYALLTPQFFTVALLNTIFNLFYQSGSDKWSFSLNALFVATFTAVTATIVAIIIQAKYQKVVGSNISALIFVGEPLFAMILSVLILKEHLTALQLIGGLLMVVSIILGVLNLSEREPEMMERQG, from the coding sequence ATGAGGAATGGAGTTGTAAAAGAATACACTTTGAAAGATAAGTTCATAGCTGTTTTTTGGCTTTTAACTCTTACGTTTTTGTGGGGACTGACCTTTCCCATCCAAAAGCTCGTGCTCAATAAAGAAGTTTCCCCATTTCTGTACAATGCGATCCGGTTTTGGATCGCAACTTTTTTATCGGCGCTTCTTTTTAGAAAATCCGACTGGAAGCGCGGAAGTATACTGGGGTTAGTCATGGCTATCGCATACGCTACACAAACCTGGGGATTGACGATAACTACGTCCACGAAGAGCGGGTTTATCACTTCGCTGTATATAGTCATCGTACCGTTTTTTTCTTACCTCGTTGAACATGAGAAAGTGAGAAAACTTCAAGTTGTCGGCTTTACTGGAGCTCTGATTGGAATGTACATGCTTAGTGGTGGAATCAGTGGCTATAACTTCGGAGATTTTCTTACAACAATTTGCGGTGTCATGTACGCACTACATGTTGTTTTGATAACAAAGTACTCAAAGCAGGTCAGTGAATACGCTTTGCTAACTCCACAGTTCTTCACAGTGGCGCTCTTAAACACGATATTTAACTTGTTTTACCAGAGTGGTAGCGACAAGTGGTCGTTCTCTTTAAATGCGCTCTTTGTTGCGACCTTTACAGCAGTAACAGCCACAATCGTTGCGATAATTATCCAAGCGAAGTATCAGAAAGTTGTAGGTAGCAATATTTCGGCTCTCATATTTGTTGGCGAGCCTCTCTTTGCGATGATTCTATCTGTTCTAATTCTAAAAGAGCATCTGACCGCACTACAACTCATTGGAGGTTTGCTTATGGTCGTTTCAATAATACTAGGTGTATTGAATTTAAGTGAGAGAGAACCTGAGATGATGGAAAGGCAGGGTTAA
- a CDS encoding SagB/ThcOx family dehydrogenase produces the protein MSFNPKDNDFGKMISAGRDFLKSNWEILERYVSDQRKGIEMPPFEKPYQKDAFLIKLPDFKDIADFKKKSLFEAIENRKSHRKYDGKPLRLEELSFLLWTTQGIRNVTPKATFRTVPSAGARHPFETYLYVINVEGLEEAVYRYLPLEHSLILHRKDRYLREEIIHATLEQEFVGQSSVVFIWTAVPYRTEWRYGPASHKVILLDAGHVCQNLYLACEAIEAGTCAIAAYSQELMDRFLGVDGQDEMVVYLAPVGKISKG, from the coding sequence GTGAGTTTTAATCCGAAAGATAACGACTTTGGAAAGATGATCTCTGCAGGACGAGATTTTTTAAAATCAAATTGGGAAATTTTAGAGAGGTACGTAAGCGACCAAAGAAAAGGGATTGAAATGCCCCCTTTTGAAAAGCCGTACCAGAAAGACGCATTTTTGATAAAGCTGCCGGATTTTAAAGACATTGCAGATTTCAAGAAGAAAAGCTTGTTTGAGGCTATCGAGAATCGAAAAAGTCACAGGAAATACGACGGTAAACCTTTAAGATTAGAAGAACTTTCGTTCCTGCTTTGGACTACGCAGGGTATAAGGAATGTAACTCCAAAAGCTACATTTAGAACGGTTCCTTCAGCTGGAGCGAGGCATCCCTTTGAAACGTATCTTTACGTTATAAACGTCGAAGGACTGGAAGAAGCAGTGTACAGATATTTACCTCTCGAACATTCTTTGATTTTACATCGGAAGGATAGATATCTGAGGGAAGAGATTATCCACGCGACGTTAGAACAAGAATTCGTCGGTCAATCGTCCGTTGTGTTCATCTGGACGGCTGTACCTTACAGAACGGAATGGCGGTACGGTCCTGCATCGCATAAAGTGATACTTTTGGATGCGGGGCACGTTTGTCAAAATCTCTACCTTGCGTGTGAAGCGATAGAAGCTGGAACGTGCGCGATAGCTGCGTATTCTCAAGAGCTCATGGACAGGTTTCTTGGTGTAGATGGACAAGATGAAATGGTCGTTTATCTTGCACCTGTGGGAAAAATTTCAAAAGGATAA